A genome region from Microbacterium profundi includes the following:
- a CDS encoding MFS transporter → MFRSFSSFNYRIWFLGALVSNVGGWMQATAQDWVVLTELTDNDATAMGFTMALQFGPPLVLVSLTGWVADRFDRRKILLLTQTVLMGLAIGVAALLLTGVMTLPLMFCFALAFGITNAFDAPARQAFVSDMVTVGDASNAVALNSASFNMARLIGPAVGGLLIVAVGTGWVFVINAATFLAMLVALVLIRSRELLPRIKNTGRTRLAEGFRYVWGRSDLKVTFVMVFLIGAFGMNFPIYASTMALEFGREADGYGVLSSVLAIGSLAGALLAARRDRARIRVLVIAAGGFGLASMISSWMPSYWSYAAVLIFVGFSTVTMLTTANGYVQTTTDPALRGRVLALYMAVVMGSTPIGAPIAGWITDVAGPRASIMFGGIAGLVAMAVGVTWMLASGRLHRQKNTRFRLTLDETRPISVMRADPVEFSDEVAAATTPIRTLRAD, encoded by the coding sequence ATGTTCCGCTCCTTCAGCTCGTTCAACTACCGGATCTGGTTCCTCGGCGCTCTGGTGTCGAACGTCGGCGGCTGGATGCAGGCAACCGCGCAGGACTGGGTCGTGCTCACCGAGCTGACCGACAACGACGCCACCGCGATGGGCTTCACCATGGCGCTGCAGTTCGGGCCGCCCCTGGTGCTGGTCAGTCTCACCGGCTGGGTCGCCGACCGATTCGACCGGCGCAAGATCCTGCTGCTCACACAGACGGTACTGATGGGGCTCGCAATCGGCGTCGCGGCCCTGCTGCTCACCGGAGTCATGACGCTGCCGCTGATGTTCTGCTTCGCACTGGCCTTCGGCATCACGAACGCCTTCGATGCACCCGCACGCCAGGCGTTCGTCTCCGACATGGTCACGGTGGGCGATGCTTCGAACGCCGTGGCGCTGAACTCGGCGTCGTTCAACATGGCGAGGCTCATCGGTCCCGCCGTCGGAGGCCTGCTCATCGTCGCGGTCGGCACGGGCTGGGTGTTCGTGATCAACGCGGCGACCTTCCTCGCGATGCTCGTCGCGCTCGTGCTGATCCGCTCCCGCGAGCTGCTTCCCCGCATCAAGAACACCGGGCGCACGCGTCTCGCCGAGGGCTTCCGCTACGTCTGGGGCCGGAGCGATCTCAAGGTGACGTTCGTGATGGTGTTCCTGATCGGCGCGTTCGGCATGAACTTCCCGATCTACGCCTCGACCATGGCGTTGGAGTTCGGACGCGAGGCGGACGGATACGGTGTGCTCAGCTCGGTGCTGGCGATCGGCTCCCTCGCGGGTGCCCTGCTGGCCGCACGGCGGGACAGGGCGCGCATCCGCGTGCTGGTGATCGCTGCGGGCGGTTTCGGGCTGGCATCGATGATCTCCTCCTGGATGCCGAGCTACTGGAGCTACGCCGCGGTCCTGATCTTCGTCGGATTCTCCACCGTGACCATGCTCACCACCGCCAACGGCTACGTCCAGACCACGACCGACCCCGCACTGCGCGGACGCGTGCTGGCGTTGTACATGGCCGTCGTCATGGGGTCGACGCCGATCGGCGCGCCCATCGCGGGCTGGATCACGGATGTGGCGGGCCCTCGGGCATCGATCATGTTCGGCGGCATCGCGGGACTCGTCGCCATGGCGGTGGGTGTGACGTGGATGCTGGCCTCAGGGCGTCTGCACCGTCAGAAGAACACCCGCTTCCGCCTGACGCTGGATGAGACGCGGCCGATCTCCGTGATGCGCGCCGACCCCGTGGAGTTCAGTGACGAGGTCGCGGCCGCCACCACACCGATCCGTACCCTTCGCGCGGACTGA
- a CDS encoding MarR family winged helix-turn-helix transcriptional regulator: MTEPDDLLHATATDLRLATFRLARRLRRERAVDSISDAQFAVLACLRGNGRLPVGELAQRERVSAPTMSNIVDALAESGHVVRVPSDEDRRRVYIEITDTGTEIVAATVQKRDAALADALAEFDFTDDELRTLREAASLMRKVAER; this comes from the coding sequence ATGACTGAACCGGATGACCTTCTGCACGCGACCGCCACCGATCTGCGCCTGGCGACCTTCCGCCTCGCCAGGCGCCTGCGCCGCGAGCGCGCCGTCGACAGCATCAGTGACGCGCAGTTCGCCGTGCTCGCCTGCCTGCGCGGCAACGGCCGACTGCCGGTGGGCGAGCTCGCCCAACGAGAGCGCGTGAGCGCGCCGACGATGTCGAACATCGTGGATGCGCTGGCCGAGAGCGGCCACGTCGTCCGCGTGCCGAGCGACGAGGACCGGCGGCGCGTCTACATCGAGATCACCGACACCGGCACCGAGATCGTCGCCGCGACCGTGCAGAAGCGCGATGCCGCGCTGGCCGATGCGCTCGCCGAGTTCGACTTCACCGACGACGAGCTGCGCACGCTCCGAGAAGCGGCATCCCTGATGCGGAAGGTGGCAGAACGATGA
- a CDS encoding copper homeostasis protein CutC — protein MDAVNIALELAVQDPAGVRVAREVGAARVELAQALALGGLTPSPATLELAREAAGEDGPEIHVLIRPRAGGFHYDPDEIAVSVRDVAWAVANGADGVVIGALDASGELDLDAMARLRDAAGEASVTLHRAIDVTADPAATLERAIGLGLRRVLTSGGASTAIEGVETLRALVTVAGGRIQVMAGSGVVAGSASALVATGVDALHFSAKRAVAGDGPGIRMGSASDGVGGYEVTDRIAAFAVREALGI, from the coding sequence ATGGATGCCGTGAACATCGCACTCGAACTCGCCGTCCAGGACCCGGCCGGCGTTCGCGTCGCACGTGAGGTCGGCGCTGCGCGCGTCGAGCTGGCCCAGGCACTCGCACTCGGCGGCCTCACGCCGTCGCCGGCGACACTCGAACTCGCACGCGAGGCGGCGGGGGAGGACGGCCCTGAGATCCATGTGCTGATCCGCCCGCGTGCCGGCGGGTTCCACTACGACCCGGACGAGATCGCCGTGTCTGTGCGCGACGTGGCATGGGCGGTCGCCAACGGCGCTGACGGCGTGGTCATCGGCGCACTCGATGCATCCGGTGAACTCGATCTCGATGCGATGGCGAGACTGCGAGACGCCGCGGGCGAGGCCTCGGTCACGTTGCACCGTGCGATCGACGTCACCGCCGATCCCGCGGCGACGCTGGAGCGTGCCATCGGTCTCGGTCTGCGGCGTGTGCTGACCTCCGGCGGGGCCTCGACCGCGATCGAGGGCGTCGAGACTCTGCGCGCACTCGTGACGGTCGCAGGCGGCCGCATCCAGGTCATGGCGGGAAGTGGCGTGGTGGCCGGCAGTGCTTCTGCTCTCGTGGCGACCGGTGTCGACGCGCTGCACTTCTCGGCGAAGCGCGCTGTCGCCGGCGACGGGCCCGGCATCCGTATGGGGTCGGCCTCGGATGGTGTCGGAGGCTACGAGGTCACCGACCGCATTGCAGCCTTCGCCGTGCGGGAGGCGCTCGGAATCTGA
- a CDS encoding alpha/beta fold hydrolase yields MPQTSEFTDAHGVAIVYDVHEAVGASRGVVQLLHGVGEHAGRYSALIAALTGAGFIVYADDHRGHGRTGIRQHDGESAKLGKLGKGGMRAAKDAIWQLTGIIREEHPDLPLVLLGHSWGSFLAQMLVNDHPEAWDAVILSGSALRTPRDLNAAPLNARWEAAEASGYEWLSRDAAVWKMFDDDPLTTNVPLLKLFGPVEALKLYGRPAKDLGRDIPMLLLVGRDDPVGGPHSVHKLAEEYRSRSGLTDVTTLVYPDARHEIFNELQQDEVRADLLAWLDKHIAAPADGAAA; encoded by the coding sequence ATGCCCCAGACCTCGGAGTTCACCGACGCGCACGGCGTCGCGATCGTCTACGACGTCCACGAGGCGGTGGGGGCGTCCCGCGGGGTCGTGCAACTGCTGCACGGCGTCGGCGAGCACGCCGGCCGTTACTCGGCGCTGATCGCCGCGCTGACCGGTGCCGGCTTCATCGTGTACGCCGACGATCATCGCGGGCATGGACGCACCGGCATCCGCCAGCACGACGGCGAATCGGCGAAACTCGGCAAGCTCGGCAAGGGCGGGATGCGTGCCGCGAAGGACGCGATCTGGCAGCTCACCGGCATCATCCGCGAGGAGCATCCCGACCTGCCTCTGGTGCTGCTCGGGCATTCCTGGGGGTCGTTCCTCGCGCAGATGCTCGTCAACGATCATCCGGAGGCGTGGGATGCCGTGATCCTCTCCGGCTCGGCGCTTCGCACGCCGCGCGATCTCAACGCCGCACCGTTGAACGCGCGATGGGAGGCCGCGGAGGCGTCCGGCTACGAATGGCTCAGCCGCGATGCCGCGGTGTGGAAGATGTTCGACGACGACCCGCTCACCACGAACGTGCCGCTGCTGAAGCTGTTCGGCCCCGTCGAGGCGCTGAAGCTGTACGGGCGGCCGGCGAAGGATCTCGGGCGCGACATCCCGATGCTGCTGCTGGTCGGTCGCGACGATCCGGTAGGTGGCCCGCACAGCGTGCACAAGCTCGCCGAAGAGTACCGCAGCCGCTCGGGCCTCACCGACGTCACGACGCTGGTGTATCCGGATGCGCGGCACGAGATCTTCAACGAACTGCAGCAGGACGAGGTGCGCGCCGACCTGCTCGCCTGGCTCGACAAGCACATCGCCGCGCCCGCCGATGGCGCTGCGGCATAA
- a CDS encoding lipoyl protein ligase domain-containing protein, whose product MHGEYKVPGGKLVVVDLEVEDGRLTDFRLAGDFFLEPDSALEDINAAVNGLPVETDATAIAAAVREALPAGAQLLGFNPESVGTAVRRALVTAPGWRDFDWEIVHEKAVSPRMNLALDEVLTSRVGEGRRRPTLRIWEWDESAVVIGSFQSYRNEVDPEGAAKHGFDVVRRISGGGAMLMAAGQIITYSLYVPASLVQGLTFADSYAFLDDWVLQALKSVGIDATYQPLNDIASPTGKIGGAAQKRLANGGVLHHATISYDIDGQVMTEVLRIGREKLSDKGTTSAAKRVDPLRTQTGLSRAEIIEIFKATFRSLTDAEDGAITADEYADAEALVESKFSTDAWLHRVP is encoded by the coding sequence GTGCATGGTGAGTACAAGGTCCCCGGTGGAAAGCTCGTCGTCGTCGATCTCGAGGTCGAGGACGGTCGACTGACCGACTTCCGCCTCGCCGGCGATTTCTTCCTCGAACCAGACAGCGCTCTCGAAGACATCAACGCGGCGGTCAACGGACTGCCTGTCGAGACGGATGCCACGGCCATCGCCGCGGCGGTCCGCGAGGCGCTGCCCGCGGGGGCCCAGCTGCTCGGCTTCAACCCCGAATCGGTCGGCACCGCCGTGCGCCGCGCACTCGTCACTGCTCCGGGCTGGCGCGACTTCGATTGGGAGATCGTGCACGAGAAAGCCGTCTCGCCGCGCATGAATCTCGCGCTCGACGAGGTGCTCACGTCCCGCGTCGGCGAGGGCCGTCGCCGGCCGACGTTGCGGATCTGGGAGTGGGACGAGTCGGCCGTCGTGATCGGCTCTTTCCAGTCGTACCGCAATGAAGTCGATCCCGAAGGCGCCGCCAAGCACGGCTTCGACGTCGTCCGACGCATCTCCGGCGGCGGGGCGATGCTCATGGCGGCCGGTCAGATCATCACCTATTCGCTGTACGTGCCGGCATCCCTCGTGCAGGGCCTGACGTTCGCCGATTCCTACGCGTTCCTCGACGACTGGGTACTGCAGGCCTTGAAGTCGGTCGGTATCGACGCGACCTACCAGCCGCTCAACGACATCGCGAGCCCCACCGGTAAGATCGGCGGGGCGGCGCAGAAGCGCCTCGCGAACGGTGGCGTGCTGCACCACGCGACGATCTCCTACGACATCGACGGCCAGGTCATGACCGAGGTGCTGCGCATCGGACGCGAGAAGCTCAGCGACAAGGGCACCACCTCCGCTGCGAAACGCGTCGATCCGCTGCGCACGCAGACCGGCCTCAGCCGGGCCGAGATCATCGAGATCTTCAAGGCGACTTTCCGATCGCTGACGGATGCCGAGGACGGTGCGATCACCGCCGACGAGTATGCCGATGCCGAGGCCCTAGTGGAGTCGAAGTTCTCGACCGACGCATGGCTGCACCGCGTACCGTGA
- a CDS encoding DNA-methyltransferase: MAAPRTVTVSHPVPEPVEGSVSIIQGDNLAIAKTLPSASFTLVYLDPPFNTGRAQNRQVVTARRAFTTPQEPTELVGSDAETGESVEASRNSEQQARKEIRNGFHGHAYERVRGMLRSYDDSFDDYGDFLMPRLEEAWRLLAEDGTLYLHLDYREAHYAKVMLDAVFGRDCFLNELIWAYDYGAKSRRRWPTKHDTILVYVKTPGGHVFNSDDIDREPYMAPGLVTAEKAARGKLPTDVWWHTIVPTTGREKTGYPTQKPEGIIRRIVQASSRPGDRVLDLFAGSGTTGAVASALGREAVLVDDNPEAVHVMTQRMPHAEVTTF, from the coding sequence ATGGCTGCACCGCGTACCGTGACAGTCTCTCATCCGGTCCCTGAGCCTGTCGAAGGATCCGTCTCGATCATCCAGGGCGACAACCTCGCGATCGCGAAGACGCTGCCCTCGGCATCCTTCACGCTCGTCTATCTCGACCCGCCGTTCAATACGGGCCGCGCGCAGAATCGCCAGGTCGTGACCGCCCGTCGCGCGTTCACAACTCCTCAAGAACCGACCGAACTCGTGGGTTCAGATGCCGAAACCGGTGAATCTGTTGAGGCTTCGAGGAATTCTGAACAGCAGGCGCGGAAGGAAATCCGGAACGGCTTCCACGGGCACGCTTACGAGCGCGTGCGCGGCATGCTGCGCAGCTACGACGACAGCTTCGATGACTACGGCGACTTCCTCATGCCCAGACTCGAGGAGGCCTGGCGCCTGCTCGCCGAAGACGGCACGCTCTACCTGCATCTCGATTACCGCGAGGCGCACTACGCCAAGGTGATGCTCGACGCCGTGTTCGGGCGCGACTGCTTCCTCAACGAACTCATCTGGGCCTACGACTACGGCGCCAAGTCCCGTAGGCGCTGGCCGACCAAGCACGACACGATCCTCGTCTACGTGAAGACGCCGGGTGGGCACGTCTTCAACTCCGACGACATCGACCGCGAGCCGTACATGGCGCCAGGGCTCGTCACCGCTGAGAAGGCGGCGCGCGGCAAGCTGCCCACCGACGTCTGGTGGCACACGATCGTGCCGACGACGGGGCGCGAGAAGACCGGCTATCCGACTCAGAAGCCCGAGGGCATCATCCGCCGGATCGTGCAGGCCTCGAGCAGGCCGGGTGACCGGGTGCTCGACCTCTTCGCCGGCAGCGGCACGACAGGGGCGGTGGCATCCGCCCTCGGCCGCGAAGCCGTGCTCGTCGACGACAACCCGGAAGCCGTGCACGTCATGACGCAGCGGATGCCGCACGCCGAGGTCACGACCTTCTGA
- the manD gene encoding D-mannonate dehydratase ManD, with the protein MIIDKAEVIVTSPGRNFVTLRLTTDEGHVGIGDATLNGRELAVVSYLRDHVVPLLIGRDAHRIEDTWQFLYRSAYWRRGPVTMAAIASVDMALWDIKGKAAGMPVYQLLGGASRTGLMAYGHASGKSLPELFDSIRSHQEQGYRSIRVQTGVPGLKAIYGIASQAADTADGSIRYDHEPARRGATPTEEDWDTRAYMRHLPGVFEAVRNEFGPELPLLHDGHHRMTPIQAARLGKDLEPYDLFWLEDCTPAENQEALRLVRQHTTTPLAIGEIFNTVWDFKDLIREQLIDYVRGAVTHMGGISALKKTLDYAAQYQIKSGMHGPTDISPVGMAAAMHLGLSIHNFGIQEYMQHSAQTNEVFQQSFTWENGMLHPGDQPGLGVTLDVDEAGKYPYEQAYLPYNRLADGTVHDW; encoded by the coding sequence ATGATCATCGACAAGGCTGAAGTCATCGTCACCAGCCCGGGGCGCAACTTCGTGACGTTGCGACTGACGACGGACGAGGGGCACGTGGGCATCGGCGATGCCACTCTGAACGGCCGCGAGCTCGCAGTGGTGAGCTACCTCAGGGACCACGTCGTGCCGCTGCTGATCGGCCGCGACGCGCACCGCATCGAGGACACCTGGCAGTTCCTGTACCGCTCGGCGTACTGGCGTCGGGGCCCGGTGACGATGGCGGCGATCGCATCGGTCGACATGGCGCTGTGGGACATCAAGGGCAAGGCCGCGGGGATGCCGGTATACCAGTTGCTCGGCGGTGCGAGCCGTACCGGGCTGATGGCATACGGCCACGCATCCGGTAAGAGCCTGCCCGAACTGTTCGACTCGATCCGCTCGCACCAGGAGCAGGGATACCGCTCCATTCGCGTGCAGACCGGCGTGCCGGGCCTGAAGGCGATCTACGGCATCGCGTCGCAGGCCGCCGACACCGCCGATGGCAGCATCCGCTACGACCACGAGCCGGCCCGTCGCGGCGCGACTCCGACCGAGGAGGACTGGGACACCCGCGCGTACATGCGTCATCTGCCCGGCGTCTTCGAGGCCGTGCGCAACGAGTTCGGCCCCGAGCTGCCACTGCTGCACGACGGACACCACCGGATGACGCCGATCCAGGCCGCACGCCTCGGCAAGGACCTCGAGCCCTACGACCTGTTCTGGCTCGAGGACTGCACGCCGGCCGAGAACCAGGAGGCGCTGCGTCTGGTGCGTCAGCACACGACCACTCCGCTGGCCATCGGTGAGATCTTCAACACGGTGTGGGACTTCAAGGACCTGATCCGCGAGCAGCTGATCGACTACGTCCGCGGCGCTGTCACCCACATGGGCGGGATCTCGGCGTTGAAGAAGACGCTGGACTACGCGGCCCAGTACCAGATCAAGTCCGGCATGCACGGACCGACCGACATCTCGCCGGTCGGCATGGCCGCCGCGATGCACCTCGGGCTCAGCATCCACAACTTCGGGATCCAGGAGTACATGCAGCACTCCGCCCAGACGAACGAGGTCTTCCAGCAGTCCTTCACCTGGGAGAACGGCATGCTGCACCCGGGTGACCAGCCGGGCCTCGGCGTCACTCTCGACGTCGACGAGGCGGGCAAGTACCCGTACGAGCAGGCGTACCTGCCGTACAACCGCCTTGCTGACGGAACCGTTCATGACTGGTGA
- a CDS encoding gluconokinase: MTGEAGAGEPLICVMGVSAAGKSTVGIALASALGVSFEDADPLHSEANRAKMNAGTPLTDEDRWSWLDAVGGRFAAHESDGLVLACSALRRAYRDRIRAAAPDVLFVHLHGSRELLGSRAAARTGHFMPPALLESQLATLDELEPDEAGMVVVVDKTPEEIVREILDRLGVASTR, translated from the coding sequence ATGACTGGTGAGGCGGGAGCGGGCGAGCCCCTGATCTGCGTCATGGGAGTCTCGGCCGCGGGCAAGTCCACGGTCGGGATCGCACTGGCTTCCGCGCTCGGCGTGAGTTTCGAAGACGCCGACCCGCTGCACTCCGAAGCCAACCGCGCGAAGATGAACGCGGGGACGCCACTGACCGACGAGGACCGCTGGTCGTGGCTCGATGCGGTGGGCGGCCGGTTCGCCGCCCACGAGAGCGATGGTCTCGTCCTGGCCTGCAGTGCACTGCGTCGCGCCTACCGGGATCGCATCCGTGCGGCCGCGCCCGACGTGCTCTTCGTGCACCTGCACGGCTCGAGGGAGCTGCTCGGCAGTCGCGCGGCCGCGCGGACGGGCCACTTCATGCCGCCCGCGCTCCTCGAATCGCAGCTCGCGACGCTGGACGAGCTCGAGCCCGACGAGGCAGGCATGGTCGTCGTGGTCGACAAGACGCCGGAGGAGATCGTGCGCGAGATCCTCGACCGCCTCGGCGTGGCCTCGACTCGCTGA